GCCATGGTCCGTGCAGCATCACAGCACTCTTCTTGGCAGCAAACGACGCTTCCATGTCGTTCTCCCAGCCTCGCGTCCAGAAGTTCTCCGGCAACCAGCCTTTGTCATAAGCCTCTTTGTAGAACATGATGGTGTGGCGATAGGGCGAGTCCTCGGCGTTGAACGGTTTCTCTCCCTTCCAGCATGCAATCTGGTTCTCACGTTGGCCGTCGGGGAAGGCCAGCGGAATGGTGTCGTAATGTAGGTGCCAGCCGAACCACGGGTTCAACCAAGCTTGATCCCAGAAGAATTGCACGCCGCTATCCGGCGTCTTGGCCCACTTGCTGCCTTCATCGAGCCACATCTTCAGGTCGTCCCATGTCTTGACCTTGCCGATCGGATTGAGACCAGCCTTGTCGAGCAGGTCTTCGTGGAACATCCACGTCATGACTGGGCCGTTGAATGGGTCAATACAGCGCGGTCCGCTTTCGCTGTAGATGTCCACCCAGGCCGTTTTCAACGGGTAAGTGAACAGGTCGTAGTAGGGATAGTCAATCGTGCTCAGGTCAATCGCGTTCTTGAACGTATCCTTGTTCAGCTTGAAGCTGTTGCCGCTGGCCCACACGCTCTCCATCGCAGGGATGTAGCCACCGGCTACCTTCGCGACATACGCTGGTTGCCCATCCTCGCTGTGGGTGGTGAAGTTGATCTTCACGCCCGGGTTCTCCTGCTCGAAGATATCAAAGATCTGGCGGTGCTGATTTTGATACTCCGGCGTGTCCATGACTACGTCGAGCGTAACTTGGCCTGGCGCTGCAGGTGCTTCGGTGGGTTTTATTTCTTCCTGGGGCGCTTGAGGTGCCGTAGGTGCGACAGGTTGCTGAGTGGCCGGCGCAGCACATGCGGCTAAGCCAACACCCAGTGTGCCAAGTCCCATCAACTTGAGAATCTTTCGTCTGCTGATTTGTTGACTCGCGTTCTTTGACATGGCTTTCCTCCTCTGAAAGGTATGAATCGGTGTAGTATTTGGTTTCGGAATGACCACACCGAATGCACCTAAACCGGACGCCCACATGCGCTTAGCGCATCGGCGTCTTCACCTTTTGCGTTTAGCGCGTTTGCTCGAAGCTTGCGCGCTTGCGTTGCCTTGACTTTGCATCGCTAGCGCCTTGCGTAGCGTGTCCTCCGCCTCGATCAGGTGATCGCGCATGGCCTCGCGCGCGCCTTCGGCGTCGCCGGCCCGTACTTGGTCGAAGATGGCCTTGTGGTAGCGATAGGAGCGCGCCGGCGCGCCCAGCGTGCGGAAGGCGAGCTGCCGCACCTCGATCATCAGCTCGTTCACCGATTCGAGCAGCAGCGGGAAGAGCCGGTTGTGCGTGGCACGGGCGAGCGCTTGATGAAACGCCAGATCCCACTTCACATAGTGATCGCGGTCGTCGCCGACCTTGAGCGTCTCCTCGAGGATGTGCGCCATCTCTTGCAGGTCTTCCGGCGTGCGACGCTCGGCGGCGAAGCCGGCGATGGCGACTTCGAGCACGCGGCGCACCTCCACCAGGTTCTCGTAGTCCATCGTGCGCTCGTCGCCGCGCAGGAAGAGCGACATCATCTCGCTCATGGTCTCGGCGGTGGGTAGACGCACGATCGTGCCGCCGCGGCCGGGCGTCACCTCCAGCAGGCCCTTGGCGGCCAGCCCGCGCACTGCCTCGCGCACCACCGTCCGGCTGACGCCGAACTGTTCGGCCAGGTCGCGCTCGGCGGGTAAGCGGTCGTTGGGTTTGAGCTGCCGTTCCACTATCAAGTCCTGGATTTGCCGGCCGACGAGTTCAGATAGCGTTGCTTCGCGTTCGATTTTCTGAAACATGGTATACCATATGATGATACGTTTGAAGTTGTAAACTTTCGCGCGTAGTTTGTCAAGTGGCGAAAGGCTCTTATAGCGCAGATTCGTGGGTGACTTTTTGCGCGGCGGAGGCAAAGTAGACGACATGAAAGCCAGGCCGGGCCGCACATGTGTTCATCGGTTGTCGGTGTGGCTTGACTTTCGATGAGACCCGCCCCGGCGTAAACGCCTGGGCTGAGCCGACGGGGGATGCGTGCGGCTTGCCCATATGCTCAGCGCTGGGATTCATCCCAGCGCGATGACTCGAGGTGACCCTTGTCCAATTCACACCCTCTTCAACTCATCATCTGCACCTTCGACGGTGCGGAGAAAGCCGAGGCGGTGCGCGAGGCGATCGAAGCACTCGACGCGCGGCTCGACGCGATCAGGCTCGGCAACATCGCCGTGGTCAAGAAGGACGAAGACGGCCGAATCGTCTTTCATGAAACCGCCGAGCGGCGCGTAGAGGTGGTCAGCACCGCTGCAGGTGTGGCCGTCAAAGGCGTGACGTGGCTGATCTACAACATCGCCGGCATGCTTGGG
The window above is part of the Candidatus Roseilinea sp. genome. Proteins encoded here:
- a CDS encoding GntR family transcriptional regulator, translating into MSSTLPPPRKKSPTNLRYKSLSPLDKLRAKVYNFKRIIIWYTMFQKIEREATLSELVGRQIQDLIVERQLKPNDRLPAERDLAEQFGVSRTVVREAVRGLAAKGLLEVTPGRGGTIVRLPTAETMSEMMSLFLRGDERTMDYENLVEVRRVLEVAIAGFAAERRTPEDLQEMAHILEETLKVGDDRDHYVKWDLAFHQALARATHNRLFPLLLESVNELMIEVRQLAFRTLGAPARSYRYHKAIFDQVRAGDAEGAREAMRDHLIEAEDTLRKALAMQSQGNASAQASSKRAKRKR